The following DNA comes from Anticarsia gemmatalis isolate Benzon Research Colony breed Stoneville strain chromosome 10, ilAntGemm2 primary, whole genome shotgun sequence.
TTAGACTCTCTGTTTTTAATCTAATGGTTTTCTTAGGGCTCAAAACATGTAGTTTTAGTTAACGGACAAAAAGTTCTTGGTAAATCGACACAGGTTCAAATATAcaactgaaaaaatatatcgaaattatttaaaataatatttccaaaataaaatttgtaactatatttaaattgtttcccaaaataattaagttaaaataaactcattatttaaaatcttacGACAAACTCAAAATTGATTAACGTAGTAACTTACAACGCCGAAAGATGTCagtataaaaaaagtattaatatattgttactGGTGATTGTCAGATCCGTTTGTACCGGAACTCCTGATGGTCTACCTTCTACCCAGGAGCCAAGGTGGTCGAGGACCCGAAGACAATGTTGATTGATCCTCATGATCACTTcatcacaacaaaataatagttttaatcaTAGATTATGaatcaaatgtatgaaaaatcaGTGTACACTAAACATCAAAATGTCTGTTGTTTAGTGTGCacttatcttaaaaaaacatgttaaaatacatttatctatAGTTTAATTTCTAAGGTGTAGTGTAGATGCCTGTTTTTTGTCGGCAAATGTGTCTGTCTACACTAGGCCTAAGAAATAAACTAAAGTATTGTTTGTTAGTGTAATTTATTTAGCTAGTAGATTAGTTTTAGAACCATGTCATACATATTTCAAAATAGGGtcttcattttttatttcatcaactCATAACGTGCTTAGCATTGCTTTGAAGTGCGGAGCTTAAAACCAGCTTTAAATGGTGAATGGGAAACActgaattagtttattaatggccaaaattgaatattttaatcatattaaatGGTGTTGTAAATCatttactcccggtttctgaggtacacttagcggtagtttatctattcaataacggtTAAGAAACCGAGCACTAATAATTTATGGAAAATAGCTTTAACAATTGGCAACACTAAATAAAAGTTGCCAGccgaaaaaaaacaatatttcacatATTAATTCAATTGGTTCTACAAAGGCGTTTATTTTGTCATAAGTgtacataaaatgtatgtacagtacatacatacatacatacataatatcacgcctgttaaagTACAGTGTTGTCTGTAATTCACATTAAACAGATGTCCGTCTCACATGATCGGTTATTCAAGGTCACTACTGTTTATTCAATGAGTTAAGAGAGTTAAACTACCTACTTTTAGCAGTTAAACACGAAAATATaccacaaaaacaatatttgtgtcTGAAATAGCATGAGAATATTTTATGCATCTTGATATTGCATTGTGGAATATAAACCACATGTGTGTTtctaattttatagtaaaagtgAGCCAAATTCCTGATGATTTGATAAATTGCAAAAATTGCATGATATTATGATAGGACTATATTAACATTGAGTGGCCTGTGACATAATCTAGCCAATGTTTGATCAAATATTGGCAAATGACAGACCAATGTCACTTCCGATCTCAATAAATCCGAATTTGGTTCAAGAATATTTTCGAATCATTCTGTGATTAAAGGAAATCTTACAAAAATAGCGTTCTTTTCGTTATTTTTTGGTTAAATTCAACAAAATTgagtgtttttttatgtaattttgcaCTTGTGTTTTTATCGCATGACGTTATTTGTCATTACTGATTATACCGAACACGCTAAGGTGAGTGTCATGATAATCGCACGTTCTCACACACCCtactttgaaatatgttttgttaattgTACTTAGTTTTAGTAACAATTGTTAGTGAAATGCTGGTAATGTTTTATGTACTATATCACTAAAGTATATAGCTGATTTTCCTCCAGAGAGGTGGGTAAAGAAAgaaaacgatatttttcttattcttatATTCTCGTGGCGCAGCGGCTGATGTGGTCGCCATGCCATTACCATTTCGTCGgatggtcgtgggttcgattccctttcggaacaattattgtttcgggAAATTtctgtccattgtttgtatttcaataaataagaaGATAGATTGATTCATTTCTTTGGCGTAGAAATGCCGATCCTGTGATCATAGTATCaatacaaagcaacaaatcATTACAGTACGTACGCTTCGATTCCgacaatttttacaaaaaactcAATTTTATCATTCGATTTCTTTACCTACcagtataaaaaatctttagtaCATAAGACAGTATCAGCAAGGCTTGATAAATCGCCCTGATTTGTACACATTTCGCAGAATGCCGATACATTTCACATCGGATCGTGCGTGTCTCTCACGAACTATCATGACATGACAACTCATGCTAATAGAACCTTATGTATGCACGATGATTCGTTTACAATTAGCATGCTTTAAGACGTGGGGGaaatagttaatttgtcaaaaGATTTGTTGTTAACTATCATTGATTATAGAAAATCAAATGAATGGTAGTTGTGTttgctaaaataattatagagtGGGCAACAATATCTTTGGTAGACTTTGtcaaatatcattaatttcagAAATTCATAAGAATGATAGTTAAGAATAGTTgaaggaaaattaaaatttatcaagaATATCTTTGGTAGACTTATTTGTCAACTATCATTGATATCAGAAATTCATTATAGTTGAGACTACTCGAAGGAGAATTTAAATTGATCATGCATATGTCTTTACAAGATCAGCTAAAGTGAATTAGTAATTTTCTGGGCTTCATCATTCGTTCATACAATATCAATGAGAGTGATGGTTTTAGATGTGTTTACCCCACTAGCTACCTGGCTGGCTTAGtgattatcttaaaatatttttatcttcttGTGCCTACCATACGCTATGTGATTGGTATATAAATGCGACGTTTATCTCatatacacattttaaaaagtaactgAAAAAAGTGTTTGGGAGATACATGACGAAAAAAATTTTCAAGAAACTCATGTCTTGTACTTCTCTATTGTCTCCTTTCTAGATTAATCAAAGGAATTCCAATCCCTGATGACTttgaaatttgatataattatctAATCTATCAACATTTCGCTCACTCCATCACTCATAATGTCATTCCACTTGCCGTAtgtaataatcttttatttttaacaatataaacaaaaagttcTAATTTTATTCATCATGTGTGTTGTGAATGGTATATTATCAAATTTGGGCGGTTTATCACAGCTATCTGCATGTTATCGTGTATGTAGATTAAGCTATGTATGTAAAAttggcatttaaaaaaataaaacaaaagaacaaagacagacagacagaaaaaaatatgacaaaaatggagtacacaaaaaaaaagaaaaacagtgATAATACTGAggaatttccataaaaaaagatgcagaaaaaatataaaagaaagaaaggagaaaaatatacacacaaatatgacaaaataaaaaaaaaatacattggaTTAAGTAGTCCTCATCTACAGAACTATGGTCAAACCAACATCTTACAAGTTCCACTCGCTGAACATCTAGAGTGGACTATAAAGACAATATACAGCTTGTTGCTGTCAAATAAATGGGTGGGGACATATTGAAAAATTATGGCTAAAGAAAATTGATCACTTAGTTATGATATGTCTGACTCACTATAACCTTGTGTAGACTTTGAGCCAATAAAGCATATTAATCTTATGCTGTTAAAGAAAATGATACTATGGCCCATACAAAAAATCCATGGGCcaaataaaatctacataaatatgGTCCTAGAAGTCTAGCTCACTGAACAAGTTGAGTAGACTGTCTGCAATTAAATGATCCATTATGACAAATCCAGGACAAAATAAGTTTGTCTGGACCAAATAAAGAGATACCTATCATTGGACCATGGTATACAAAATACTATGTTGCTAAATGCAATGGAAAATTATCCATAATATTCAAACTATGGGCAAAAAGGGCCCATTGAACAATatgtcttaccgaagggtatcgtggtatatcccaggtaactgggttgttgaggtcagataggcagtcgctccatgtaaaatactggtattcagctgcatccggtgagactggaagccgactccaacatagtttggaagaaaggctgataataatatttcaaactaaGGGCAAAAAAAGATCACTATTGGGCAATTGTAACAAGGAATGCAGGATATTTTCTTATGTGTATGGTGCGTGTATATAACAGTGTTGATGTTGTAGATTATGCGCGAGACACGAGCGACACGGAGGCGGCGCCGGCCGACAGCGACGTGGAGTACGAGCCCGCCACCGACTCGGAGGGGGACGACCCGCCCATAGACACTGATGATACGTCCGCGCAGAGTGATGTGAGCATACACCCTAATACAtccttttttttgtatttttttttaaattgactaACTGTTTCCATGtggcagtggtttaggtcgccacgaaacaattatttgtgtgattcacaaataattgtttcgggtctggttgtactttgtgtccgttgtttgtaagtccccgcggcacaagatcaattcttagcgcgggagttgttttttaagaaaaataaattacaaattacctCCAAAGTCGATTGATATAACGAAACGCATCTTAGCTTTGTATCGAATAGtatctaaatttatttaaatagatcgCGTTTTTTCAATTGGCAGCATTTTATGTACCAAAAATTAAGATAAGAGTGAGGCTACCTATTTTATTTCACAGTTTTTaagttttcattattatatttttctctaacGATTGGGTTATTCATTTTGAATCCTTTTGAAtccaaattatacatttttatattatattcaactaGTCATATTGTTATACCATCTTCCACCGGTATCTTCCTTTCAGAACATAATAATACTGTAAACTAATaacataattgtaattaattccaGAACGAGATAATATCAACGAAAGTGATAGAGGTGTGCGTGGGCGACGACGGCGAGCTTCAGCTGGCGGACTCGGAGCGCACCGACTCGTACGAGAGCGACAGTGAGATGGACCTGTTCGACTACTGGCACTGCGCCCAGTGCCGCGCCGAGAACAACAACCCGCTGTACCGATACTGTCAGAAATGCTTCCAGGTGAGCACTATTATTTGTACTATATTTTGACGGTATATTTCCAGTTGTCCCCTGCAACACTGTCTCCCGGGGTGACATCTGGGAATTTTCTTCGTATTTGTATTCCCACTTGTCACTccgggggacagtgttagaggggacaactgggaatataccattTTGACGACCTGTACTGTGTTGAGAGGTTGTGAGATTGACCATCACCATACGAAACAAACCTTTGTCATTCCGACACCCGTGACACATTTTTTAGAGAAAACAGAACCTAGTTTTAAGATACACGACATGAATGTCAAGTTTCCAAACTCGCGCAGTTCCTTCGATTCAAGTTTAGAttgttgtcattttcaaatattcaGGCTTACTTAGTTTATGATCGTATGTTTGGTGTCGGTATGATTATGAGCGTATACGCGCACAGGCGTACACGCACGTATACGTATATTACGTATACATTCATTATAAGCTCACATTTCTTAGACATATGTGTAAAAATATCCTCTATAACCTACTAGATCGTAACACCCAATTCATAAACTCGCCACATCTTACAGGTACGCAAAAACTTCTTCCCGCCAAGACCGAAACGCAAACGCAACAGAGACACGAAAATAGACGAAATACCGCGCACGTTGTCACAAGACTCCGGGGTAGACTCGCCCATGAGTCAGGAGACCCCAGACCTGCAAGAGACTCCCGACTCACAGGCGAACCCGGGCGAAGGTACCTCCAAACCGGACACTACAGTAAGTAGGTGTAAGAAACGCCGAGCGGAATTCGCCGAACGCGAAGCGAAGCGAAAGCGTGCGCGTACCGATTCCGATAGCGATTTGAGTTCCGACGACGCTAAAGTTCAGACCGTCAGGCCTTTGGTTAAAACTATAAGCGATCCGGCTATTACTATTGACGATGATGTAAAACTTACTAAAAAGGTTATAGCGAATAGTCTTATTGAGAAGATCGAGTCTAAAGATCTTTGTGTTATATGCATATCGGAGCCTAAATCTGGTGTGTTCGTTCACGGGAGGATTGCCCATATTTGTTGTTGTTACAAATGCGCGGTGAAAGTGTGGGTGAAGGCTAAGAGGTGTCCCGTATGTAATTGTAAAGTTAGTAATGTCCTTAAAGCCGTTGTTATGTGAGCTTCTGTAATTGTTTGGGTTTTTTAAGACTTTCGTAATGTTGTACTTGATTAAAGTTGATGTGGGTTGaaattaaactgttattttgtAGTTAGAAGGGGGTTTTCATAGTGTTCAAATTTTATCTACCTAATTCTATAAACCTATCGACTTAACTAAAAAACGGAATAAATATAAGCCAAATTTCAaagctaataatatttttttgtacataatggTCTTACAAAAACCAGAccgaaaaaaatgtttgaaggaTTTCTACAATATTGCAGAAGCCTTATAAAATTTTCCGGGTTTTGTAGGAAGAATACCTATATGCATATTAATAAACCAGACTACATACTTTATACCtcttataaactttaataatttgcaatagaaaagtttaatttcaacctataaaaaaagtactattcaaaactaaattagcccAAACAAGGACATTACTAAACAAACTCAAATAACATCACAGGCAAAAACCCACAAAGGTAAAACTAAGAACTAACGTGTTCttactaaaaactaaataatttcacCAACATTATAGAAATCGCGACTGACTGACGagcaaattattaattttgaatacaaattagaaatacataataacatacgttcctattatttgtaatgttaaaaatagttctaaaaatcaataaaggttaatttgatacttattatattactatcaaGGCAAGAATGTTAAAAtagtcattttattaatatttctgaaCTCAGAAGTAAgtcaatttcataataaattcaagtatattatttacttatggTTAGAAAAAGCGAGTAGGTACATAAGAGAGCCTACAACTAACTTTAAAGACGCTTTTCAAACCTAATTTTATTTCCTATTTAACTAAGGAAATAATAGAAAACTACATATTTCAAGCTAACCTcccataattttattaaaaggtaagATCAAGATAATTGCTCATAAAACGTTCAGTCAGTCGTGATCAGCAATGAAAACTAATTGAATGTTAAACAATACTAGTCTTCAAATATATCGGCTATTCGTAAGAGATTGGTGAATGACGAATGAACGAAGTGAATGAACGATAAGGTAAGTATAATGAGCGAATGATTGGAGAAAGATTTAAGTGTGGTCCCACTAGGGTAAAATGTAACATGTGgtattaaaatactatattcACGTCAGTTTAGTAGCAACAAGCTGCTGCTCAGAAAAGTAATGAAAAAGTATATACAAGAGACTTATATAGacttttgaaagaaataaataatctttgttTCTATACTCCACAagcatttgtttttaatgtgGATGTAATTGtatcatttgtatgtttgtaaaaacacCCACGACaccaaaataattatcaatttgaGAGCATTTAAAATTGGATGTAATCTGGTACTCTTGTACATATAACTTCGTGTATTTCAGTTGTGAAGTATAAGAATAtactaattttactattatctGGGAGATCtctttataagttaaaaaaatatgtgttttggTACATTtatgcctacaccttcgggaaAAACAGGCGAGCATTTTAAAAAGGAGTTTACTATTTGCTTTTACCTAGTCGGGATCACCTTATTTCAGTTAACAAAAGTAgcaatatgattttttaaagcGATTCAATATAATTTAGTCTATCTTACAACATAACGCCCCCTTGTGATAACAAAGTAAGCTAGACTGTTAttaggttatattattattctttatatgCACACATTTATAGTTActgcatttattaaaaatataactcttTTAATTATACCTCTTTAATCTAATTGAATCGTAAAGTTTGTAAAGTCGATTCAATACTGAAAGCAAATATTCTCGATTGTGGCAAAGAATTGAGAAAATTACGCAAAGTAACTTAACTGCAAAGAATTTCATGCTATAGGACCctagatttatattattatcagtttgTGGAGGAATTTAGGCTTATAAAAAGGTATGTTTCTGCCTCAAGAAACTATACTAGGGTCactttttttttgataaatttggcATGCcaataattactaaaaatatttctttattaaaacattgCTTTAGTTTAAAGTGACATCAAGATCTTTTCTTATCcgtaaattattaattgtatacaaaatccatacttttaaagaataaaccttttcaaataaaacatagcTTATATGTGCATATATCTTAGTGGTACGCTTAGATAACGTATAGGTACACTTAGTACATAATTACGTATACATACGGAATAATACTACGTATAAAAGACCGCACGTAAATATCAgtcaatacaaaaatgtatctgataattctatgttttataaaaaagattattttggtAAATAGGTCGAAAAAAATGTAACCATTTAAAGACATGTTTTTTCGTGTCATGTAAGttccctatttttttttttataatttaagtgcTGTAAAAGATATAAGAATATGTTTTTGTCtattcaaaatttgtttaagttataaactttattatgagCCATGAGATTGAATCCAATCTATTTCTAACATTGatgtaaaatttgttttattgtttcgaGGAAAAGTTGTGCcttataattaatacaaaaaacctcgataattaaaaaaatacagagtTGTAGTTTTTCTACAAAGCAGTAACTATACATGTGTgacattataatttgtataaataatgatcgTTATTAGAAATATAACAAGGCTCTGGTACGcttcaatgtaaataaataaatttgtaaataaagtagACACGTGGACCACCGAAACGAAAAGATTTAATATATTCCACAATTTAAAAATTAGTCTTAGAGCTCTTTGGCACGTAACATTTGCAAACGGTTGTATTAATGccaaataaatttatatcggACATTTTGGAATTTTGagttataaaaagttaaattaaactaGTTTAAGATATTCGAgtttaaattgtgtaaaataaatttagttttattcacTATGGATAGTTTTCGcggttatttttcttttgagcAGAAACAGGAtcataggtttttttttatttatgtagatacaGTATTGATAAgaagttttttataaaagtggCCACGCTTATTCATTTCGCACgcttttatgttaatttaaagaAAGTTACACTATTAAACGGTTTTcaactattaattatttaaatatcaacatttttgtgcaacatttaataatttaaaagttactttaatATGATAAACTTTAGAGTAGCCAGTTGTACTTAGcattaaacaatacataatagCAAAAATGTTTCCTAACCAAAACTAGTTGAAATTCCTCACAAAAAATGCCAATGCCGATCTTGCTCTTACCAGATTACCTAATTCACACaataatttcaatgttttttacCTACTTTTCATATAGtatctttaaaaaacttaacaaatatatttggtgattatattatcaacaaagatatattactgtaaaaaatacgacttttcaaatattaattttaacttttatgtattattaaatgcTAAGTATATCTGGCTATTCTATAAGTTTAAACGCGACAATAATACCgataattttgtgttatttaaggGTTATATTGGTATAGTTGTGTTAGCTGTATTTAATGTGTGCCAGACCTAAGCCGGGAATTATCATAGCTTTTTTTGGGTCTTAGCTGCCATTTCGACAGGGATGCCTTAAGTCGTGACACTGAGTAACAGTTAATTTTATTCGCTTAGTTTAACTAACTAACTCTACCGATACAAGAAATTTAAATTGATGATCTACTTGAGTGCCTTAAAAATCATACACCATTCGATTTGGTgaaaatttattcattattttgtagtcAAGATGTCCTCTACCGTTGAACATCAGGTTATAACTTTAGAGCTAAGGCGTATCTAACTtgaaatattatagttaacAATACTAAATGGCCAGTAATTCAGCTGACCATTTACAATGTATGGAAATGGTACATTTTGTCGTAACCAATCTGTTTAAAGCGTCTTCTTCGTTCATCCCTGTTAAAAAGGCAGCATTagtatttagtttaaaacaagCGTTTAAGggaatctatattattattattattcctgTAAATGTAGGAATTTAGTGCTTTTTATATCTAACCCACCATCTTTTCCTACCGTACAAAGGATCTATATtatcttgttttttttcttgttttaatagagaatttatttcaattaaaaatatgatagttATTAATGTAAGTTATAGTTAAAGATCTCTTATCGCCTTGTACAGTTTAGTATAAAAAACGTTATGTATCTTATAAttgcattttgaaaaaaaaaatataaaaaaaaagaatgaaacgAAATCGAAAAAAAGCACTCGATATAACaaacgataaaacaaaaaatattaataataaactttttcttttcaggaatttatgacttttatttttgtattacctTAATATTGTACCACACAAAACCCTTCATAAAATTTTcccacaattttaaaattaaaaagtatcgTATGCCTCGCGCCATTTTATATTCTGTACTGTCAGTATGTCACGTTGGAGTGGTGGATGCCATTCTTTTGAAACTGCACGTAAGGTGTGTTCGATGCTCACACGGGAACAAAATGAACCACCAAGTAATGTTAGTAGTTAGGCAACCATACAAGTAAGGATTTTTTATGGCCAGCATAAGATTCTAGTCACAGTTGCAGTCACTGACGTGGGCTCGATTTCCACTCAgtacaaatattgttatgattCATAAATAGTTGATCTGATTCAACTAAATATTGATACAAGATAAAGTTcgagaattatatttttaagtaagagACGTAGATTGGTTAGTCAGCCTATTGTTTCGATGAGTCCTATTATCAGTATCAGCTGATATTgttatgattaattttatttatttataccttttttatcaaaatatacttacttattatcgCATGCACTCGTTAATCGACGGGTTTCCTCGAAGACGTATGATAATATGATGACGATTCATAACGAATGATTAAAATGAAGTAAGTAAACCgaaaaatgtaagtaagtaattgATAATGTTTCAAGCATTCTAGCAATTTCTCTCTGCGAAAAATACCCTAGTTATCATAAAATACCTAGCCCCTTATAGCTAGTGTCAATTTGGAGCGTCGGGATAAGAACGACCGCTAAAATTGCACTCTGATTACGTAAGTTAGGTTCCCGAATATAACTAAAATCGGTGCGATCCCATTATTTAGTCCAGTACAAGCACTTACTATTTTGCGTCCCTTATAATTCattgtattgattttatatcGTTAATAGAAAAACGTAGCTATTTTATCTCATGTTTAGAAATATCTCAATAAAAGAAGCAATATAATTGACGTCAAATGTTTCAACAACTTAACT
Coding sequences within:
- the LOC142975903 gene encoding E3 ubiquitin-protein ligase Mdm2-like isoform X3, which translates into the protein MCMVRVYNSVDVVDYARDTSDTEAAPADSDVEYEPATDSEGDDPPIDTDDTSAQSDNEIISTKVIEVCVGDDGELQLADSERTDSYESDSEMDLFDYWHCAQCRAENNNPLYRYCQKCFQVRKNFFPPRPKRKRNRDTKIDEIPRTLSQDSGVDSPMSQETPDLQETPDSQANPGEGTSKPDTTVSRCKKRRAEFAEREAKRKRARTDSDSDLSSDDAKVQTVRPLVKTISDPAITIDDDVKLTKKVIANSLIEKIESKDLCVICISEPKSGVFVHGRIAHICCCYKCAVKVWVKAKRCPVCNCKVSNVLKAVVM
- the LOC142975903 gene encoding E3 ubiquitin-protein ligase Mdm2-like isoform X2; the protein is MNTTATFSSDHSWSRRCSTETVFSIQGKETDYARDTSDTEAAPADSDVEYEPATDSEGDDPPIDTDDTSAQSDNEIISTKVIEVCVGDDGELQLADSERTDSYESDSEMDLFDYWHCAQCRAENNNPLYRYCQKCFQVRKNFFPPRPKRKRNRDTKIDEIPRTLSQDSGVDSPMSQETPDLQETPDSQANPGEGTSKPDTTVSRCKKRRAEFAEREAKRKRARTDSDSDLSSDDAKVQTVRPLVKTISDPAITIDDDVKLTKKVIANSLIEKIESKDLCVICISEPKSGVFVHGRIAHICCCYKCAVKVWVKAKRCPVCNCKVSNVLKAVVM
- the LOC142975903 gene encoding E3 ubiquitin-protein ligase Mdm2-like isoform X1, translating into MLVGTLFANKKKMLSLSVQDHSWSRRCSTETVFSIQGKETDYARDTSDTEAAPADSDVEYEPATDSEGDDPPIDTDDTSAQSDNEIISTKVIEVCVGDDGELQLADSERTDSYESDSEMDLFDYWHCAQCRAENNNPLYRYCQKCFQVRKNFFPPRPKRKRNRDTKIDEIPRTLSQDSGVDSPMSQETPDLQETPDSQANPGEGTSKPDTTVSRCKKRRAEFAEREAKRKRARTDSDSDLSSDDAKVQTVRPLVKTISDPAITIDDDVKLTKKVIANSLIEKIESKDLCVICISEPKSGVFVHGRIAHICCCYKCAVKVWVKAKRCPVCNCKVSNVLKAVVM